Part of the Zingiber officinale cultivar Zhangliang chromosome 8A, Zo_v1.1, whole genome shotgun sequence genome, CCCTGCCATCAAGCACCGCCACCCCTCCTCCGCATGGATAGACGGACTGTCAAGCGCCGAAAGACCTCAGCAGCGGCCGCTGCCGCCTCCGCTGAGGCCGCTGCCGCCTCCGCCGAGGCCGCTGCCGCCTCCGCCGAGGCCGCTGCCGCCTCCGCCGGATCGGTTGCAGACGGCGACTCCGATGCCAACTCTGACGCCGAACCAGTTGCGGAGGCCGTCCCCGTCCCCGTCGCCAACCCCGAAGCCGTCCCCGTCGCCATCCCCGACCCCGTCCCCGTCCCTGACGCGGTCCCCGACGCTGTCCCTGTCGCGGACGCCGTCCCCGACGCTGTCCCTGTCGCGGACGCCGTCCCCGACGCTGTCCTTGTCGCCGACGCCTTCGCCGACGCCTTCCCCGACGCCGTCCCCAACGCCGTCCCAGTCGCCGACCCCGACGACCCCGACGCCGTTCCAGTCGCCGACCCCAACGCCGTCCCAGTCGCCGACCCCGACGCCGTCCCAGTCGCCGACCCCGACGCCGTTCCCGAAGCCGTCCCCGTTCCCGTTCCCGACGCCGTCCCCGTCCCCGTCCCCGTCCCAGTCGCCGTCCCCGACGCCGTTCCCGTCGCTGTGGCCGCTGACCACGCAGCTCAACCCGCGCCCCCGGCTATAAAGATTCAGTACAAATACGAATCAGGGAGACTCACGGCCGTCCAATACATAACAGGGCCAAATATCTATTTACAGGGCTTGATGTTTGGCACTGGCAGTGGAGAAAAGAGCGGCTAATTGGCTTCACTGGTGCGATctattcttgatttttttttttctttttcttgagtACTTTTTGCCTTCACTGGTGCGatctattttttgttttttttttttcttgaggaCTTGTTGGCTTCACTGGTTCGACCTATTCTTGACTACAGACATAGACAGGACAATACATCAATTGACTTTTGTTGCCATAGGTATTACAGTAGTTTAATTTGTGTCGAGCTCAAGTCTGACATAAAGTGGCTCGTAGTCTTATTTTACTCTCAGTTCCACGAGCCCTAATTCGCCGCCTGCCCTAAACCCCGCTGGCTAAGCGCGTCATGATCGCCGCCGCCGCTGGCAGGTCGATCCTCCGCTCGCCTTGCCTCAGGGGTGCTGCCTCGAGATCCGGATCAGTGCGGCCTTCCCTGTTTCGCTCCGTCCCAAAGCAGAGGCATCCGTCTGCGGCCGTTCGCTTCCACAGGTGTCCGCCAGCGATTCGCGATCCCTTCCTTTCTTTCTCCTCTTTGCGTAAGATTAATTTCTTTCGGATTGTTAAGGTCCCCCGTCGAGGCGAGCTTCTGTGTGGAATCGATGTTGCCGATGCACAATGCCACGGCTTCTGCGTTGATGACGTCGATGCTCACGATTTCGCGCAGGGGTTGTGGGTGGCTGTCGGAAGGTTTGTCCTGTGATTTTCTTTCAATTGGTTGAATTCGTTATTTCTCGTTGATTTGTTTATCTAAAACAATCTTGTAACATAGAAGCATATGTGTTCGTTTGCTTCATCTGCTGTCGACAAAATAGCGATGcatattctttattttcttattgTGACCATTGCTTGACAAACAATTTATAAACCCATAATAAGGACTCTACTTATTGAAGCAAATTAAAttgataaagaaataataaataaatttaaatgcatTACCTATCCTATGTGTTTTATTTGTCAAGTAGCattaaattttgttttttaattgGACGGGGTAATCAGCAGCAGTGTTCTCCAAAACTAGCTCACTTTAATTTGAGTGCTGGTAGAAAGGAAATCTTTGGTTATAGTAGAAACACGTCAAAAGGTAGTTCACTGGATTGATTTAATACCCAAGTGCTTCCAACTTTTCAATAGGAATGTAACTAATTTTACTAATGTcaaatttctcaaaatttatggtattttttttatattccaaTTCATCTCTAATTGACTATATAAAGGAACTCACTACAGTTTGATTGAAATGTAATTGTCAACTTTCTAAGGAACAAACAAATCTTCAACTTGATGGCCAGAATCTAATTTTTCTTCTGCTCTGCAGGTAATTGCGCCTATTACTAGTTGTAACAGCCTATCTGTTTTGTCTTCTCTTTTAAGATGTTTGGTGAGACCATTTTGACGGGTTCTTTCATTTCATTTTGTTATCCAACATTCTTCCCTGTCTCAATTTCACTTAATTCAATCACATCACTTCTGGTTCTATGATTGTATTCCTTTTCCTTTTGTGTGAGCCAATTAGCAGCATACTGATTTTTCTTCATTCAACCAGCTGCGATTGATGATGTGTGACAATTACTAGGTGGAGTCTAGCAAGTTAGTTACTGATGTTCTCACATACACAGGTTGGCATATGTTCTTTTGAGCCTCTTGTTAATATTCTCTTTTGAATCTGATTGATTCAACCAAGTCGTGTCAGAGTTGAGTCAATTGTAAGATGATGCGACAAACATGGATGCCCTTGAGCATGACTTCTCTATAAATATGTAGATTAAGTATGCAAATGGAATATGAGATTGTATTAGCACAATGAAATTTCTCATATCAAGTTTATGCTTTCCACAATCTTACCTAGATACTATATTACTACTTTAAAGCCACTTTTGAGAATGAtgcaacaaaaatattttattcaCATGGCTCATAATAAGGACACACCCAGAAACACTcttatttttttctaatattttaattAACAACCACAGGATGCTTaaaaaatgatttatttatttttatcataaTGTTGCTGTTGTCAGTGACTTGCTGCCAATTTTGCAAAATAAAAATCATGGCAAGTTGTTCATATGGAGAATTCATGGAACTTGCACTTACTCACCATAAATGTTTGCTTCCATGTGTGATTTGGTGTTTTGTTTGTGATATTCCATTTCAATGAGACTTGCCTTGAAGCTTATTCATATATGATCCAAACCTTCCATTTTTGTTTGGATGTGCTTTGCTTTGCTTCCTTAAAAGTTTAAGCCCCTTCCTCTAATGGAACTCTATTTGTTAGGTTAGTCAATTGCACCAATGCATTTCGGAGTCATTAGCAAAATACAGCTAGTGTTTCCTTCACTTGCATTGGGCTTCAGCCTTCAGATTGATGGCATGCTCTAATACTTAGGCTCTTCTTACCCTCTTGGTACTTGTGTTAGATACAAAAACTTAGACATTGATACTAATGAACAATTGGTACCCCTATTGTTCACtagtaaaatttttagaaatggcTATGTCGGATTTGCAGTGCCTCGAGTAATATAGATGGCATGTCGCTTTCAATGGATATATTGCTTTGTGTGCTTGGTCTTGCTGATTCTTTCATGCCTGTCATAATGTCTCCATCATGAACTCATAACATAACTGTAACATGGATATCTGTGATCTACAGAAGGATCAGAAAAACTGTTAGTGTTGCATTTACGTGTCAACAAGAATGTTTATTTTTAACTCGTCATTCAATTCAATCCCTCACCCCAAAACTTATTAACCTATATCTGGTCAAACTTAATAGTTTGTAGATATTTCCTGTACTGATGTCTTGTATGTATATCAGCTAGCAATGAGGATGTATGATGGTTCACAAGCGGATCAAAGCAATACTTTGGTCAAAAACAACCAATACGTTTAGAGAGTCAGCCATCATTGTGGAAGGATTAAATTAACACTCGTGAGCATCAGATAGATGAACCAAATATTCAATTGTTTTTCCCCGAGTTATGAACTTTAAATGAGGATAATGTATGATCTCCACGCTGCAGTGTGTTGCTCATGAAATAAAAATGCTTCTTACCTTTTTCTATTCAATCAACTTGTATAGCATTTTCACTGATTGTCTCTCTACCGTTCCATTTCCTCAATATGTTGACAGTTTCATTTCTAAGCATTATAAACATTTTAGCACTATGTTTGTTTGATCTTGTGTGAAAGGTTATTCCTGATGCCATTTCTGCAGTGGTCGAGTCATTTATTCAAATCAAGGAGATTTTGTTCAATGTAGCTTTCGACATTCTTGATGTTCTTTTTTATCATTTTGATTAGAGCTTAGATACTTGATTCTTTATATTGTAGATGGATGAGTTGTAGATTCGGATTTTCGAGGGGCAATGCACGGGTGCAGATCTTTAATTTAGATTGCTGTTGGAGATGGATTGCAATACTCGTGACCATATTTTTCGCTTCATTTCTTCTCGACCTTCTTGTAGCTTGACATTAAACTGTCTAATAATTTACAACTTGTCAAGATGTAGCATTTATGAATTCTTGTCCGGAATCTATATAACTTGTGCTCAAGGCAATGTGAGAATTTATGTGCCCACCTATTTATCTTTTCTGTCAAAACAAGTCTGTTCTCCTAAAGTTACAGAA contains:
- the LOC122009743 gene encoding calphotin-like, giving the protein MDRRTVKRRKTSAAAAAASAEAAAASAEAAAASAEAAAASAGSVADGDSDANSDAEPVAEAVPVPVANPEAVPVAIPDPVPVPDAVPDAVPVADAVPDAVPVADAVPDAVLVADAFADAFPDAVPNAVPVADPDDPDAVPVADPNAVPVADPDAVPVADPDAVPEAVPVPVPDAVPVPVPVPVAVPDAVPVAVAADHAAQPAPPAIKIQYKYESGRLTAVQYITGPNIYLQGLMFGTGSGEKSG
- the LOC122011996 gene encoding protein NUCLEAR FUSION DEFECTIVE 6, mitochondrial-like isoform X1: MIAAAAGRSILRSPCLRGAASRSGSVRPSLFRSVPKQRHPSAAVRFHRSPVEASFCVESMLPMHNATASALMTSMLTISRRGCGWLSEGNCAYY
- the LOC122011996 gene encoding protein NUCLEAR FUSION DEFECTIVE 6, mitochondrial-like isoform X2, which translates into the protein MIAAAAGRSILRSPCLRGAASRSGSVRPSLFRSVPKQRHPSAAVRFHRSPVEASFCVESMLPMHNATASALMTSMLTISRRGCGWLSEDG